A window of the Candidatus Delongbacteria bacterium genome harbors these coding sequences:
- a CDS encoding right-handed parallel beta-helix repeat-containing protein encodes MRYIIILLYLSAISLYSSISVSGDIAVNTTWDTDTVYVSGNLNILNGVKLTVEAGTIVYFQENYKIDVNGSLVSNGALADSVYFTALSTGPGWKKIYFNNIDAANDSSLIEYTSFKFSNERAVYVNNSDKIRISNSLFSKNNGGAMLLYDSDIEMYNVDFTYNQSINKGGGLSVYNSSPKLYDCLFYFNQSNGGAAISTYNSDMEVYNSIISNNSSTGNGAISMESSNYPAFRNCLIVNNQSVNGGGVHQSDSFSRFYNCTISRNKATGSGNGLYFENGSDSYLINSIVFYNNNENQVYLADIASDISVSYSDVEGGSNGILRSSGLFNGLFYSSYSEIPGFVSKSAGSGSSYNGLSANWSLLSGSTLLNKGTIESDSLNLLTYDLNGNDRIYSSVRVDIGAYEILGNPPVIQSMVTQNVNENSNLSFSILVDDPESDDIHFSIIGGVESGMELDSLSGDFSWTPTFAQNGTYNVSFLAIEQTAHSYRDTLDLEIIVNDVDQNISINNIQPSLGGYYSVISGNSINFSIDAVDPDGNSLIYQWIVDFNQVSLTNNYMFTGSEGSYNVTLNLSDGQGKNYQTINWKIAVLPSDFQYNNTEFSHDITIPDDEILLNGVEVDEGDYFGVFYLDGTILSCAGYGEYRTDMNKVITVFGDDPMTGEKEGFTAGEEFIWQIWKKSDKSLKICAPIYSALGGGITGSYYFANGALSEVTDFYSDYQSISLPDHWDIFSLNTDPIYRNISSVFKLINDDVILVKDKNGSIYAPEYGINNIGDLILTDGYKVKLANPRELEITGLKIDTSLNSVNVVASTWSYIGYSYNEVASISAIVDGSLSPGQGDLTSDVVIIKSGDGRVFMPGNGINQIGNLEPGNGYQIYTSSDIEIIYPESTKDTVVEKKSWRKTENYIPVKPTGNDMVLIFSDEVLKSFEGRGELGVFCDDHCYGASVFEGENFAVTVFGDDISTMMKDGLVNDDKLQVKYYDIENGCETTLVLFTKDDEIMYRDNTIIMVDRIIIGSSVEVNLPTKNSLSQNYPNPFNPSTTIPFSLSKDSNVSLKVYNSSGEFVEEIANGFFHEGKNSIDWKPTTGISSGVYIIVMNTGSDNFIRKITLVR; translated from the coding sequence ATGAGATACATAATAATATTACTCTACTTATCTGCTATTTCGTTATATTCATCAATTTCAGTGTCTGGAGATATTGCGGTTAATACCACATGGGATACTGATACGGTTTATGTGAGCGGAAATTTAAACATATTGAACGGGGTGAAACTTACCGTTGAGGCTGGGACGATTGTCTATTTCCAAGAGAATTATAAAATCGATGTTAATGGTAGCTTGGTAAGTAATGGAGCTCTTGCTGATTCAGTTTATTTTACAGCCCTATCAACAGGTCCTGGTTGGAAAAAGATTTATTTTAACAATATTGATGCTGCAAATGATAGCTCTTTGATAGAATATACTTCATTTAAATTTTCTAATGAAAGAGCAGTTTATGTAAACAATAGCGATAAAATTAGAATTAGTAATTCTCTCTTTTCAAAAAACAACGGCGGGGCGATGTTGCTTTATGACTCTGATATTGAGATGTATAATGTAGATTTTACTTATAATCAATCCATAAACAAAGGTGGTGGATTGTCGGTATATAATTCATCTCCTAAACTCTATGATTGTCTGTTCTATTTTAATCAATCAAATGGTGGGGCTGCTATTTCAACATACAATTCAGATATGGAAGTATACAATTCTATCATATCAAACAATAGCTCTACAGGGAACGGTGCTATTTCTATGGAATCATCAAATTATCCGGCTTTCAGAAATTGCTTGATTGTAAATAATCAATCTGTCAACGGTGGTGGAGTTCATCAATCTGATTCTTTTTCGAGGTTTTACAATTGTACTATTTCAAGGAATAAAGCGACTGGTTCTGGAAATGGATTATATTTTGAAAATGGTTCTGACTCTTATCTTATCAATAGTATAGTTTTCTATAATAATAACGAAAATCAAGTTTATCTTGCAGATATTGCATCGGATATTTCAGTTTCATACTCTGATGTAGAAGGTGGATCAAACGGAATTCTGAGATCTTCAGGACTATTTAATGGTTTGTTCTACAGTTCATATTCTGAAATTCCAGGTTTCGTTTCAAAGTCTGCTGGTAGTGGGTCTTCGTATAATGGTTTAAGTGCAAATTGGAGTTTGCTTTCAGGGTCAACATTATTGAATAAGGGCACTATAGAATCTGACTCATTAAATTTATTAACATACGATTTGAATGGTAATGACAGAATCTATAGCTCTGTTCGGGTTGATATCGGAGCTTACGAGATTTTGGGAAATCCTCCAGTGATACAATCTATGGTAACTCAAAATGTAAACGAAAATTCAAATCTGAGTTTTTCAATTTTGGTTGATGACCCAGAATCTGACGATATCCATTTTAGTATAATTGGAGGAGTGGAAAGTGGAATGGAGTTGGATTCTCTAAGTGGAGATTTTTCATGGACACCAACTTTCGCCCAAAACGGTACCTATAATGTTTCATTCCTTGCAATTGAACAAACAGCACATAGCTATAGGGATACATTGGATTTAGAAATTATCGTAAATGATGTAGATCAAAATATTAGTATTAACAATATTCAGCCTTCATTAGGAGGGTATTATTCTGTGATCAGCGGAAATTCAATAAACTTTTCAATTGATGCCGTAGACCCTGATGGTAATAGCTTAATTTATCAGTGGATAGTGGATTTTAATCAGGTTTCATTGACAAATAATTATATGTTTACAGGCAGTGAAGGTTCATACAATGTAACTTTGAATTTATCTGATGGTCAGGGTAAGAATTATCAAACTATCAATTGGAAAATTGCTGTTCTTCCTTCTGATTTTCAATATAATAATACAGAGTTTAGTCATGATATAACTATTCCTGACGATGAGATTTTGTTAAATGGTGTTGAAGTGGATGAAGGAGATTATTTTGGTGTGTTCTATTTAGACGGAACTATTCTATCTTGTGCTGGGTACGGTGAATACAGAACTGATATGAATAAGGTTATTACTGTTTTTGGTGATGATCCTATGACAGGAGAGAAAGAAGGTTTCACAGCTGGGGAAGAATTTATATGGCAGATTTGGAAAAAATCCGATAAAAGTTTAAAAATTTGTGCCCCGATCTATTCAGCTTTAGGAGGAGGTATTACTGGCTCATACTATTTTGCCAATGGAGCATTATCAGAAGTTACAGATTTTTATTCAGATTATCAGTCTATATCACTTCCTGATCATTGGGATATATTCTCTTTAAATACCGATCCTATATATCGAAATATTAGTTCAGTTTTCAAATTGATAAATGATGACGTTATACTTGTTAAAGATAAAAACGGTAGTATTTACGCTCCTGAATATGGCATTAACAATATCGGTGACCTGATTTTAACAGATGGTTATAAAGTGAAACTAGCTAATCCAAGAGAATTGGAAATCACAGGACTGAAGATAGATACATCTCTAAATTCGGTAAATGTTGTTGCCAGTACTTGGAGTTATATTGGGTATTCATACAATGAGGTAGCTTCAATATCAGCTATAGTAGACGGTTCGTTATCTCCTGGACAAGGAGATTTAACATCCGATGTAGTTATTATTAAATCTGGAGATGGCAGGGTTTTTATGCCTGGAAACGGAATAAACCAGATTGGAAATTTAGAACCTGGAAATGGTTATCAGATCTATACATCCAGTGATATTGAAATTATTTATCCCGAAAGTACTAAAGATACAGTTGTGGAAAAAAAGAGTTGGAGAAAAACTGAAAACTATATACCGGTGAAGCCTACAGGAAATGATATGGTACTTATATTTAGTGATGAAGTTTTAAAATCTTTTGAAGGCAGGGGAGAGTTAGGTGTTTTCTGTGATGATCATTGCTATGGGGCATCAGTATTTGAAGGGGAAAATTTTGCAGTTACGGTATTTGGTGATGATATCTCTACTATGATGAAAGATGGTCTTGTGAATGATGATAAACTTCAAGTAAAATATTACGATATTGAGAATGGTTGTGAAACTACACTTGTTTTATTTACCAAAGATGATGAAATAATGTATAGAGATAATACAATTATTATGGTTGATAGGATTATAATTGGAAGTTCAGTAGAGGTTAATTTACCAACCAAAAATTCGTTGTCTCAAAATTACCCAAATCCTTTCAATCCTTCGACTACGATACCTTTTAGCCTTTCTAAAGATAGTAATGTGAGTTTAAAAGTCTACAATTCCTCAGGTGAGTTTGTAGAGGAAATTGCAAATGGTTTTTTTCATGAAGGGAAAAACAGTATAGATTGGAAACCAACCACGGGCATATCATCTGGAGTTTACATAATCGTTATGAATACTGGTTCAGATAATTTTATCAGAAAGATTACACTAGTAAGGTGA
- a CDS encoding T9SS type A sorting domain-containing protein has product MRTFLLLIIYLSLISAPPGWEYEVTDKNHTFILIKESNPNIGNVLLTTGDWIGAFYDDEGVLKCAGYVMYQAGVNNGMSVFGDNTMTPEKDGLEVGEEVKWKIYKTSTHTQYSAISGFIDPIVHPYLYYTGSGTFFPDAISGFDKLGTELTTNEKPVVEIPDQTTVQGIPFPTLILDNYVSDDTTPPSNIVWSTGNSQKFDITISNRIAMITPKNPNWVGSERITFYAKDEGGFYGADYVLFTINENTPPVITDIPDKSITYGSEFPEIDLGLYVSDDYTSDLDMEWEITGGVNLSVIINQYNIAQVIILDENWSGSETLTFKAIDQGGLFDTDDAVFTITANQAPYVHQLGNPSIISGAQFPSFDLDEYVTDDTTPDPQIIWSITGNTNIQYFIDSQRVISFTYTDGWTGSETLNFKATDSGNLSSSRNSIYTVTSTTNQPPVVSNIADQSISPGEEFLTISLDDYVSDDTTPDNQISWSITGNNNLNVDISTSRIVTITYPEGWTGNEMLNFKAIDLDGQFSSDNATFAVLAGANLPPVISNIPGQIIIAGDEFEVFDLDDYVSDDNTPDELISWQISGDNFLTVTIDPERRVTITPPSLTWTGSETLTFKASDQAGLYSYDSADFTVTIPGGNQEPSVTSFPSQTIGQGYSFANLYLDYYVTDDLTPDENIIWSISSGTNIIPTIDDNRILSFNIVNPNWIGTEIFTITATDEGGLSDYNTTTLSIVEGGTGNGPGWGVIETNIYHTILIYNDATPYINGVKIVNGDYIGVFYEVGDSLRCGGYIEWSDSKSGAVKAFGDLPATPWQEGFVTDEMFKWKVWKRNTNQTYNVTADYFEPNGTITHREFFADRGLSRLVSLANTDPNNRPPHVGSIPDQNVFLGTQFSPVFLDPFVCDDYTSDEDIIWQFESQRFDITISEGREAIITPKDYFWSGSELVRFTAIDEGGLTGYKDVLLIVDSNTSVHPGWNYNITGGNHTLLLYADSFIGIDDIPLTDNDFVGVFYNDNGEWKCGGYAQHNSGLNYAVSAWADDPDTDDIKEGFVGGEYIKWRIWRQIDNRVFDSTAKYWPVNGTTITAMGNFVIDGISKVSQLYCYDGNSPQWEFNVTENMHQVLMLSDAVVEINGVSLAEGDYIGAFYEDSGIYRCGGYIRWTQNIDRVIRVFGDLLETQDKEGFSNDEYLTWRIWKRSDQSIFETETIYQPAGGVITDTDHFATGGLSKIIEMYNLGSIDHDIIVKWILPSEGGYAELLETHNLQFIISAYDPDGNDLIYNWKLDNNAVSADSVFIYTPDYGDAGSHIINLDVTDGGAGNKFYQWDVNVIEFNLPPEIYSISDKFIAENEILIFDVKATDPEEDPVTYHIGDGIKPGMNINPQTGRFNWSVNNLQQGVHYLDLIARQGTYSKMFRKGKESGNTIPFLADTTTVKITVYDVSGNIVTTGLYPNWGDQVVMSENDTLSFTANCYNKLGHTLYYEWKLNNSIVLSSENHYDFITGYSSSGEYDIKLSVDDQEVGSTPLVYEWHLVVNEVNRAPEIVKTVPLPGNLKIYEYENLEFTIDAHDPDGDNLNYQWFLDGQKQSDENFSFNLKKPIGVYSILAKVSDGKSERIQEWVVNVEENLIEDNEIVKCYPNPFNPTTTILFTLKEDMVVEFELFNIKGEVVKKWKPKTYMRGYNNFVLHGESLTSGVYFVAMNYQSARNMHRIIVIK; this is encoded by the coding sequence ATGAGAACATTTTTACTTTTAATAATATATCTGTCTCTGATTTCTGCTCCTCCAGGTTGGGAATATGAAGTCACAGATAAAAACCATACTTTTATTCTGATTAAAGAATCAAATCCAAATATTGGTAATGTTTTACTTACAACCGGTGATTGGATAGGGGCGTTCTACGACGATGAAGGAGTACTTAAATGTGCTGGTTATGTAATGTATCAGGCTGGTGTTAATAATGGTATGTCGGTTTTTGGTGATAATACCATGACTCCTGAAAAAGATGGTTTGGAAGTTGGTGAAGAAGTTAAATGGAAAATTTATAAGACTTCTACCCATACTCAGTATTCCGCAATCAGTGGGTTTATAGATCCAATTGTTCATCCATACTTATATTATACCGGTAGCGGAACATTTTTTCCTGATGCCATATCTGGGTTTGATAAATTAGGTACAGAGCTTACAACAAATGAAAAACCGGTTGTGGAAATACCTGATCAAACTACAGTTCAAGGTATTCCATTTCCTACTCTTATCCTTGATAATTATGTAAGTGATGATACTACTCCTCCAAGCAATATTGTATGGTCAACTGGAAATAGTCAGAAATTTGATATTACAATAAGTAACAGAATAGCTATGATTACTCCTAAAAATCCGAATTGGGTGGGTTCTGAAAGAATAACTTTTTATGCAAAAGATGAAGGTGGTTTTTATGGTGCAGATTATGTTCTGTTTACAATAAACGAAAATACGCCTCCTGTCATAACTGATATTCCTGACAAATCCATAACCTATGGTTCAGAATTTCCTGAGATTGATCTTGGGCTCTATGTGAGTGACGATTATACTTCTGATCTGGATATGGAATGGGAAATAACTGGAGGAGTAAATCTTTCAGTAATAATAAATCAATACAATATTGCTCAGGTCATAATCCTAGATGAAAATTGGTCAGGATCTGAGACTTTGACCTTTAAAGCAATTGATCAGGGAGGATTGTTCGATACCGATGATGCGGTTTTTACAATTACTGCGAATCAGGCTCCCTATGTTCATCAATTGGGTAATCCATCCATAATTTCTGGTGCTCAATTTCCGTCTTTTGATCTTGATGAATATGTGACTGACGATACGACTCCTGATCCACAAATTATTTGGTCTATTACAGGGAATACAAATATTCAATATTTTATAGATTCACAGAGAGTAATTAGCTTTACTTATACAGATGGTTGGACAGGTAGTGAAACTCTAAATTTCAAAGCAACCGATTCAGGAAATCTTTCTTCATCAAGAAATTCTATATATACAGTAACATCAACTACAAATCAGCCACCTGTTGTTTCAAATATAGCTGATCAAAGTATAAGCCCAGGCGAAGAATTTTTAACCATTTCACTGGATGACTATGTTTCAGATGACACGACTCCAGATAATCAGATATCGTGGAGTATTACAGGAAACAACAATTTAAATGTTGATATTTCTACTTCAAGGATAGTCACAATTACATATCCTGAGGGATGGACTGGTAATGAGATGTTGAATTTCAAGGCAATAGATCTCGATGGCCAATTTTCCAGTGATAATGCAACATTTGCTGTACTGGCAGGTGCAAACTTGCCACCAGTAATCTCAAACATTCCAGGTCAAATAATAATTGCAGGAGATGAGTTTGAAGTATTTGATCTTGATGATTATGTTTCTGATGACAATACTCCGGATGAGTTGATCTCTTGGCAAATAAGTGGTGATAACTTTTTAACAGTCACTATTGATCCTGAAAGACGTGTTACGATAACACCACCAAGTTTAACCTGGACAGGAAGTGAAACTTTGACTTTTAAAGCTAGTGATCAAGCAGGTTTGTATTCATATGATTCAGCAGATTTTACCGTTACTATTCCTGGAGGAAATCAGGAACCTTCGGTAACATCATTTCCATCTCAAACAATTGGTCAAGGATACAGTTTCGCCAATCTATATTTGGACTATTATGTTACTGATGATTTAACTCCGGACGAGAATATCATATGGAGTATAAGTAGTGGAACAAATATAATACCAACAATAGATGATAATCGAATATTAAGTTTTAATATTGTGAATCCAAATTGGATTGGAACGGAGATTTTTACGATTACTGCTACTGACGAAGGAGGTTTGTCAGATTATAACACTACTACTTTAAGCATTGTTGAGGGTGGTACTGGAAACGGTCCGGGTTGGGGCGTGATAGAGACGAATATATACCATACGATTTTGATTTATAATGATGCTACTCCATATATTAATGGGGTTAAAATTGTAAATGGTGATTATATAGGTGTTTTTTATGAAGTAGGGGATTCTCTTAGATGTGGCGGTTATATAGAATGGAGTGATTCAAAATCTGGAGCAGTTAAGGCGTTTGGTGACCTTCCGGCTACACCTTGGCAAGAAGGATTTGTTACAGATGAAATGTTTAAATGGAAGGTATGGAAAAGAAATACAAATCAAACATACAATGTTACAGCAGATTATTTTGAACCAAATGGTACGATAACCCATAGGGAGTTTTTTGCAGACAGAGGACTTTCCAGATTGGTTTCACTCGCAAATACAGACCCAAACAACAGACCTCCTCATGTAGGAAGTATTCCAGATCAAAATGTTTTTTTGGGAACACAATTTTCGCCGGTATTTTTAGATCCTTTTGTTTGTGATGATTATACGTCTGATGAGGATATCATATGGCAATTTGAATCTCAAAGATTTGATATCACTATTTCCGAAGGAAGAGAAGCTATCATAACACCAAAAGATTATTTCTGGTCAGGGAGTGAACTTGTCAGATTTACGGCGATTGACGAGGGAGGATTAACAGGCTACAAAGATGTTTTACTAATCGTAGATTCAAACACTTCCGTTCATCCCGGATGGAATTATAATATAACAGGGGGTAACCATACTCTCTTATTGTATGCAGATTCTTTCATTGGAATTGACGATATCCCTTTGACCGATAATGATTTTGTGGGTGTTTTTTACAATGACAATGGTGAGTGGAAATGTGGTGGTTATGCTCAGCATAATAGTGGTTTAAATTATGCGGTTTCTGCTTGGGCTGATGACCCTGATACAGACGATATCAAGGAAGGTTTTGTTGGTGGCGAGTACATCAAATGGAGAATTTGGAGACAAATTGATAACAGGGTTTTTGATTCGACGGCGAAATATTGGCCAGTTAATGGAACAACTATCACTGCAATGGGAAATTTTGTGATAGATGGTATTAGTAAGGTAAGTCAATTGTATTGTTATGATGGTAACAGTCCACAATGGGAATTTAATGTAACAGAAAATATGCATCAGGTACTAATGCTTTCTGATGCAGTGGTCGAGATAAATGGAGTTAGTCTTGCTGAAGGTGACTACATTGGAGCGTTTTACGAAGATTCAGGTATTTATAGATGTGGTGGATATATAAGATGGACTCAAAATATAGATAGAGTTATAAGAGTTTTCGGAGATCTTTTAGAGACTCAGGATAAAGAGGGTTTTTCAAATGATGAGTATTTAACATGGAGAATCTGGAAAAGATCAGATCAATCAATTTTTGAAACTGAAACAATCTATCAACCTGCAGGTGGTGTTATAACTGACACCGATCATTTTGCTACCGGCGGTTTGAGTAAAATCATTGAGATGTACAATCTTGGTAGCATTGATCATGATATTATCGTTAAATGGATTTTACCTTCAGAAGGTGGTTATGCAGAACTTTTAGAAACACATAATTTACAGTTTATTATCTCCGCTTACGATCCTGATGGAAATGATTTGATATATAATTGGAAACTTGATAATAATGCTGTATCTGCTGATTCTGTATTTATTTATACGCCAGATTACGGAGATGCAGGTTCTCATATAATTAATTTGGATGTAACCGATGGTGGAGCTGGGAATAAATTTTATCAATGGGATGTAAATGTAATTGAGTTTAATCTACCTCCTGAGATCTATTCTATTTCAGATAAGTTTATTGCAGAAAATGAGATTCTGATTTTTGATGTTAAAGCAACAGATCCCGAAGAAGATCCTGTTACATATCATATTGGAGATGGAATTAAACCAGGTATGAATATCAATCCTCAAACAGGACGATTTAATTGGTCTGTAAATAATCTTCAACAAGGTGTTCACTATCTTGATCTAATTGCAAGGCAGGGAACATATTCAAAAATGTTTAGAAAAGGAAAAGAAAGTGGCAATACAATACCTTTCTTAGCTGACACTACAACAGTAAAAATCACAGTTTATGATGTTTCCGGAAATATTGTAACTACAGGACTATATCCTAATTGGGGAGATCAGGTGGTTATGAGTGAAAATGACACTTTATCATTTACTGCTAACTGTTACAATAAGCTTGGGCATACTTTATATTATGAGTGGAAATTAAATAATAGTATTGTTTTATCTAGTGAAAATCATTATGACTTTATTACCGGGTACTCAAGTAGTGGAGAGTATGATATCAAGCTGAGTGTGGATGATCAGGAAGTTGGATCAACGCCGCTGGTTTATGAATGGCACCTGGTTGTCAATGAAGTAAATAGGGCTCCAGAAATTGTTAAAACTGTACCTTTACCGGGAAATCTAAAAATTTACGAATATGAGAATCTTGAGTTTACAATTGATGCCCACGATCCTGATGGTGATAATTTGAATTATCAGTGGTTTCTTGATGGACAAAAACAGAGTGATGAAAATTTTTCTTTTAATCTTAAAAAACCAATTGGTGTTTATTCAATTCTCGCAAAAGTCTCCGATGGAAAATCTGAACGTATTCAAGAGTGGGTGGTAAATGTTGAAGAAAATTTAATTGAGGATAATGAAATAGTGAAATGCTATCCAAATCCTTTTAACCCTACTACAACTATTTTGTTTACTTTGAAAGAGGATATGGTGGTTGAGTTTGAACTTTTCAATATCAAAGGTGAAGTTGTAAAGAAATGGAAGCCTAAAACCTATATGAGAGGTTATAATAATTTTGTTCTTCATGGTGAGTCTTTGACCTCGGGAGTGTATTTTGTTGCCATGAATTATCAATCGGCAAGGAATATGCATAGAATAATTGTAATTAAGTAG
- a CDS encoding formylglycine-generating enzyme family protein, translating to MRILKLYILIIILLILSCGWSDKKDITSPENGAPIISSLSLSNDSVYTGYSVTLVCDAYDPDGDKIEYKWIYTNGTVIGQGYIVQWESPDETGIYSIQCRVTDENGASNLKTRNIKVISANPPVCNLVLPADSLILNYNDNFLFHFEATDPDGTVDSLKIYVDDIYNTSLKEEYTLTVNASQFSSGEHSYYGIAVDNLGAETKSETRKFFIRENPNVIEMMPVARGTFLMGSENGNPNEVPVHVVSLTNDAYFSRTEITVNQMCIYLNYAFNNSMLSPPDESGKVYNTTGLSKTLLSISDQIVFNDNSFLPVPGKENYPVIDISWFGAAFFCNLISMHENRNTLYNLSDWSCNVYSSQSSGYRLPTEAEWEYSVKIPGDRIYPWGNSEPDQSFAVYQTEKIKSVMSCSPKGDSFYGVSDLSGNAREWINDSYGLYNATIQTNPEGASASNLKVVRGGSWQSTGSYLKATTRDFLEPAVIDNKTGFRVLLYIP from the coding sequence ATGAGAATCTTAAAACTATATATATTGATAATAATATTACTTATACTTTCCTGTGGGTGGAGTGATAAAAAGGATATTACTAGTCCGGAAAATGGAGCTCCTATAATTAGTTCATTGTCACTTTCAAATGATTCGGTATATACTGGATATTCTGTAACGCTAGTGTGTGATGCATATGATCCTGATGGTGATAAAATTGAATATAAATGGATCTATACAAATGGTACTGTTATTGGTCAAGGATATATTGTTCAATGGGAGAGTCCGGATGAAACAGGAATATATAGTATTCAGTGTCGGGTTACAGATGAGAATGGTGCAAGTAATTTAAAAACCAGAAATATCAAGGTTATCTCTGCAAATCCGCCGGTTTGTAATTTAGTACTTCCTGCAGACTCATTGATTCTAAACTATAATGATAATTTTTTGTTTCATTTCGAGGCTACTGATCCTGATGGGACGGTTGATTCTCTAAAAATTTATGTGGACGATATTTATAATACATCACTTAAAGAAGAGTATACTCTTACTGTAAATGCTTCTCAATTTTCAAGTGGGGAGCATAGTTATTATGGTATTGCCGTTGATAATTTGGGTGCTGAAACAAAAAGTGAAACGAGAAAATTTTTCATTCGTGAGAATCCAAATGTAATTGAGATGATGCCTGTGGCTCGGGGAACCTTTCTAATGGGAAGTGAAAATGGGAATCCAAATGAAGTTCCAGTACACGTAGTGAGTTTGACAAACGATGCATATTTTTCAAGAACAGAGATAACTGTAAATCAGATGTGTATATATCTAAATTATGCTTTTAACAATTCTATGCTAAGTCCTCCGGATGAATCAGGGAAAGTATACAATACTACAGGATTGTCTAAAACACTATTAAGTATTAGTGATCAGATTGTTTTTAATGATAACTCATTTCTACCTGTTCCGGGTAAGGAAAATTATCCAGTAATTGATATTAGCTGGTTTGGTGCTGCTTTTTTCTGCAATTTGATCTCTATGCATGAGAATCGAAATACATTGTATAATCTTTCAGATTGGAGTTGTAATGTTTATTCTTCTCAGAGCTCAGGTTATAGATTACCAACTGAAGCAGAATGGGAATATTCGGTAAAAATTCCAGGTGATCGTATTTATCCTTGGGGGAATAGTGAACCAGATCAAAGCTTTGCTGTTTATCAAACTGAAAAAATAAAATCAGTAATGAGCTGCTCTCCAAAAGGTGATTCTTTTTATGGTGTTTCAGACCTGTCCGGTAATGCTCGGGAATGGATAAATGATTCTTATGGTCTTTACAATGCTACAATACAGACTAATCCTGAGGGGGCTTCCGCATCAAATCTTAAAGTAGTAAGAGGCGGTAGTTGGCAATCAACAGGTTCCTATTTGAAAGCAACAACAAGAGATTTTCTTGAACCAGCAGTAATAGATAATAAAACAGGTTTTAGAGTATTACTTTATATTCCGTAG